Proteins from a genomic interval of Gossypium hirsutum isolate 1008001.06 chromosome A09, Gossypium_hirsutum_v2.1, whole genome shotgun sequence:
- the LOC107889205 gene encoding putative pentatricopeptide repeat-containing protein At1g68930, translating to MRARLGTIPFIASLLDECSSTKSLHKLKQIHAKTILLNISSHSFVRNKLLSAYASCSQMREAHILFFFTSRQPIFLYNSLIRAYSSLHQFSQSLAIFHHMIIAQRPFDIFTLPPVLKSCGHLSHVTLGRQLHGSVVVNGYSFDLANNNSLISMYGKCGELECAKKLFDEMSVRSYVSWSALMMGYEKFGMASEVLGLFEQMAGMGMAVDEVTLTTVLTTCSREGMVEKGKEVFENMEERFGVKPGLEHYTCMVDMLGKAGLVEEAEELVMGMELETDRALWNALLAACRVHGKVGVAERVERRFVG from the coding sequence ATGCGTGCTCGTCTCGGAACCATACCCTTCATCGCGTCCCTCCTCGATGAATGCTCATCCACCAAATCCCTCCACAAACTCAAACAGATTCATGCCAAAACGATTTTGCTTAATATTTCAAGCCACTCTTTCGTCCGAAACAAGCTTCTCTCAGCCTACGCCTCCTGTTCCCAAATGCGCGAAGCCCAtatcctcttcttcttcacttCTCGCCAACCCATTTTCCTCTACAACTCCCTCATCAGAGCCTACTCTTCTCTTCACCAATTCTCTCAATCCCTCGCCATTTTTCACCACATGATCATTGCCCAAAGGCCCTTTGACATTTTCACATTGCCTCCCGTTCTCAAATCTTGCGGACACTTATCTCATGTAACACTTGGAAGACAGCTCCATGGATCTGTTGTGGTTAATGGGTATTCATTCGATTTGGCAAATAACAATTCTTTGATCAGTATGTATGGAAAATGTGGTGAATTGGAGTGTGCGAAGAAactgtttgatgaaatgtctgtAAGAAGTTACGTATCGTGGTCCGCATTGATGATGGGATATGAGAAGTTTGGGATGGCGTCGGAAGTTCTTGGTTTGTTTGAACAAATGGCGGGGATGGGGATGGCGGTTGATGAGGTGACGTTGACTACAGTTTTGACAACATGCAGTCGCGAGGGGATGGTGGAAAAGGGGAAGGAGGTTTTTGAGAATATGGAAGAAAGGTTTGGAGTGAAGCCTGGATTAGAGCATTATACATGTATGGTGGATATGTTAGGGAAGGCGGGATTGGTGGAGGAAGCTGAGGAGTTGGTGATGGGCATGGAGTTAGAGACTGATCGGGCTTTGTGGAATGCTTTGTTGGCCGCTTGTAGGGTTCATGGGAAGGTGGGGGTGGCTGAAAGGGTGGAAAGAAGATTTGTGGGATAA